In Candidatus Electrothrix scaldis, the genomic window CTAATAGTTCCTCAGCCACTCGATAGCGGATCTCAAAACACTTGGTCATTGAGGTTATAAAAAAACCGCTGTAATAACTTTCTGCATTGGCTCGCCCATCGGGAAAACGTTTTTTCAGGAAACGATCTAATAAGGAAAGATTTTCTGCTGACATGGTTAAAGGCGCCAAGCCCACGCTGACATCACGATTTCTTGCCCATACCCGCTTTTGGTTTCTATTTTTAGAGAAATTTTTCGGCAATAAACGAATGGGCACACATTCCTGACAGCTTGGGCATCGCATGGAATACATGCAATTCCCGTTTCGTCGGTAACCATTACGGAAGAAAAAATCCATCGTAGCATCTGGTAAAGAACCAAAAAAAGCCTGATGATACACAGCATGGTGCGGCATGCCATATGGGCATTCTGATGTTATATCAACAAAATACTGATCTAGCTTTTTCTTGAGATTCTCATCCTTATGCTGTCTTAACTCATTTACTGTCATTACTTCAAACGCCCTTTCTTCCAGGCATATTATATGTTTTTGATCTCAGACCAATCCCTGGTCAAGCATTGCATTCACCACCTTGACAAAGCCTGCAATATTGGCTCCAGCCAGGTAATTTTTCGGTAACCCGTACTCATTGGCAGCGTCCAGACAGGTTGTGTGGATAGATTTCATGATTCTGCGCAAATGGGTATCCACTTCCTCCTCAGGCCAGGCAAGCCGCATAGAGTTCTGTGACATTTCCAGACCGGAAACCGCGACTCCACCGGCATTGGCGGCCTTGCCCGGACCGTACAATATCTTGTGCTCAAGAAAGATATCAATAGCCTCGGGAGTACTGGGCATATTCGCTCCCTCACAGACAAGCAATACCCCGTTTCCCAGGAGGTTGCGGGCATCCTGCTCATTTATTTCATTCTGTGTTGCACAGGGCATGGCGCAATCTGCCTTATGATTCCAAAGCGGATTATAATCAAGCTCTGGATTAACCTCAGTATAGACAGCCTGCGGATATTTTTCACAATACTCACGGATACGCGCCCGGCGAATATTCTTCAGCTGCATGATATGCTGAAGTTTCTCCGCATCAATCCCCTCTTCGTCATAGATATATCCCGAGGAATCGGACAGGGTTAGCACCTTTCCCCCCAGTTGGAGGATTTTTTCCGCAGTATATTGCGCCACATTACCTGAACCCGAGACCAGACAAGCTTTGCCTTCCAGGGAGGTTCCACTCTCTGCCAGCATTTCAGCGGTGAAATAGACCACACCATAGCCGGTCGCTTGGGGACGAATCAGGCTGCCGCCCCAATTCAGGCCTTTTCCGGTGAGTACCCCTGTAAACTCATTACGAATCTTTTTATACATACCAAAAAGATAACCGATTTCACGAGCACCTACACCGATATCTCCGGCCGGAACATCGGTATTCGGCCCGATATGACGTGCTAATTCCGTCATAAAGGCCTGGCAAAAACGCATGACCTCGGCGTCGGAGCGTCCCTTGGGATCAAAATCTGCTCCGCCCTTCCCTCCTCCCATTTGCAAGGTGGTGAGGCTGTTTTTAAATACCTGTTCAAAGGCGAGAAATTTAATAATTGACAAGGTGACTGAGGGATGAAAACGCAAGCCTCCTTTATAGGGACCAATGGCGGAATTCATCTCGACCCGAAAGCCCCGGTTTACCTGCACCCTACCTTGATCGTCCATCCACGGCACCCGGAAGATAATTGCACGTTCCGGCTCGGTGATGCGTTCGATAATTGCCTGACTGCGGTATTCCGGGTTACGGTCCAATACAGGTTTGACGGTTACCAGCAGTTCAGAAACAGCCTGAAGGAATTCTTTCTGGTCAGGATCACGCTGAATAATATGGGCAGGGAGATTTTCCA contains:
- a CDS encoding arginyltransferase, which translates into the protein MTVNELRQHKDENLKKKLDQYFVDITSECPYGMPHHAVYHQAFFGSLPDATMDFFFRNGYRRNGNCMYSMRCPSCQECVPIRLLPKNFSKNRNQKRVWARNRDVSVGLAPLTMSAENLSLLDRFLKKRFPDGRANAESYYSGFFITSMTKCFEIRYRVAEELLGVAIVDCSDDWLNAVYFYFDPDQGDRSPGTLNILYLIEFCLRHKIQHLYLGYWINKVKGMQYKTAFKPHELFIADEWKVLE
- the gdhA gene encoding NADP-specific glutamate dehydrogenase gives rise to the protein MENLPAHIIQRDPDQKEFLQAVSELLVTVKPVLDRNPEYRSQAIIERITEPERAIIFRVPWMDDQGRVQVNRGFRVEMNSAIGPYKGGLRFHPSVTLSIIKFLAFEQVFKNSLTTLQMGGGKGGADFDPKGRSDAEVMRFCQAFMTELARHIGPNTDVPAGDIGVGAREIGYLFGMYKKIRNEFTGVLTGKGLNWGGSLIRPQATGYGVVYFTAEMLAESGTSLEGKACLVSGSGNVAQYTAEKILQLGGKVLTLSDSSGYIYDEEGIDAEKLQHIMQLKNIRRARIREYCEKYPQAVYTEVNPELDYNPLWNHKADCAMPCATQNEINEQDARNLLGNGVLLVCEGANMPSTPEAIDIFLEHKILYGPGKAANAGGVAVSGLEMSQNSMRLAWPEEEVDTHLRRIMKSIHTTCLDAANEYGLPKNYLAGANIAGFVKVVNAMLDQGLV